A section of the Amblyomma americanum isolate KBUSLIRL-KWMA chromosome 2, ASM5285725v1, whole genome shotgun sequence genome encodes:
- the LOC144118615 gene encoding uncharacterized protein LOC144118615 has protein sequence MCHYARNRINVCAGVQIDSSSGGSPKVQASHTMKVLSCILLLGVVTVVVASSTQQPPSRRPPICPGWLCPPIDIRPPPMEWTILEILLGLLNATGQANATQSSGSQPTVATTSA, from the exons ATGTGTCATTATGCGCGAAACCGTATAAATGTTTGCGCTGGCGTTCAAATAGACAGTTCAAGCGGTGGTTCTCCAAAGGTGCAAGCATCCCACACCATGAAGGTTCTCTCATGCATCCTGCTCCTCGGCGTCGTCACTGTAGTTGTCG CGTCGTCAACCCAACAACCACCTAGCCGCCGGCCTCCAATATGCCCAGGTTGGCTCTGCCCTCCCATTGATATTCGA CCTCCTCCAATGGAATGGACAATCCTGGAAATACTTTTGGGGCTGCTGAACGCTACCGGACAAGCAAATGCCACACAAAGTTCCGGTTCTCAGCCAACTGTGGCCACTACATCTGCCTGA